A window from Coriobacteriia bacterium encodes these proteins:
- a CDS encoding ATP-binding protein yields the protein MCTRIHRGRVFLACITLIALAAVAAGSPAYAKARTVRVGVYQNEPKVFMDDAGKASGIFIDILEGMAKEEDWTLVYVPDTWDEDLKALEAGRIDLMPDVAYSPERDMEYDFHRTPVIESWSYVYSAPGPRIERISQLEGKRVAVLKGSIQETVFKQMMSGFGFDVVIIEADSLSGAFDLAASGSADAAIANYLFGDYFYQDYGLVKTSIVFNPVPLFYATGRGRNADLLVAVDRHLDTWIKEPGSIYYRTISRYTAGETGSPLAPYVFWTIGTIGGLLVVAGGVILLLRWQVGTKTRDLVEANEAVRKAEETLRLALEAAEEGIWDWCPKTGAVIWSARSYSMFGYEPDEFPMTVDTWTGLVHPDDADAALGEVLRRIGTGDRSFSIEYRLRTKAGDWLWTASRGKAVALDDEGNVERVVGTHTDITARRLSELELAQHRSHLEESVEARTRELADANESLTRVNRDLAEATAAKSRFFAKMSHELRTPLNSIIGFSGILYGGMAGPLSDEQKYQIGMVHGSGKQLLELVNDILDLSRVEAGKAEVRLESLDPWEVTTEVAEVMRPLAAEKGLELHAETSEPANMIESDREKLRQILTNLVGNAVKFTDSGVVAIRLERGTDARIALVVSDTGPGIPADDIPLVFDVFHQVEMCDGVRPTGTGLGLAISQEYAHLLGGEVTVASEEGNGSVFTLWLPRRSPRAPRRRA from the coding sequence GTGTGCACGCGGATCCACCGTGGCCGGGTCTTCCTGGCCTGCATCACCCTGATCGCGCTAGCGGCGGTCGCGGCGGGTAGCCCGGCCTACGCGAAGGCCCGCACGGTGCGCGTCGGCGTCTATCAGAACGAGCCGAAGGTCTTCATGGACGACGCCGGCAAGGCGTCCGGCATCTTCATCGACATCCTGGAGGGAATGGCCAAGGAAGAAGACTGGACACTCGTCTACGTGCCGGACACATGGGACGAGGATCTCAAGGCCCTCGAAGCGGGCCGGATCGACCTGATGCCGGACGTGGCGTATTCGCCGGAGCGCGACATGGAGTACGACTTCCACCGGACGCCGGTCATCGAGAGCTGGTCGTACGTCTACTCCGCCCCCGGCCCGCGAATAGAGCGCATCTCCCAACTCGAGGGTAAGCGCGTCGCTGTTCTGAAGGGATCGATCCAGGAGACGGTATTCAAGCAGATGATGAGCGGGTTCGGGTTCGATGTCGTCATCATCGAAGCCGATTCACTGAGCGGTGCTTTCGACTTGGCGGCGAGCGGCTCAGCGGATGCGGCGATCGCCAACTACTTGTTCGGGGACTACTTCTACCAGGACTATGGCCTGGTGAAGACATCGATCGTCTTCAATCCGGTCCCACTGTTCTATGCGACGGGACGTGGGCGCAACGCCGATCTCCTCGTGGCTGTCGACCGCCACCTGGACACATGGATCAAGGAACCTGGTTCCATCTACTACAGGACGATCAGCCGCTACACGGCGGGCGAGACCGGATCCCCGCTGGCCCCGTACGTCTTCTGGACCATCGGCACGATCGGAGGTCTGCTGGTCGTGGCGGGCGGCGTCATCCTGTTGCTGCGCTGGCAGGTCGGGACGAAGACGCGGGACCTGGTCGAGGCCAACGAAGCGGTACGGAAGGCCGAGGAGACCCTGCGCCTGGCACTGGAGGCGGCCGAGGAGGGCATCTGGGACTGGTGCCCGAAGACCGGTGCGGTCATCTGGTCCGCGCGCTCCTATTCCATGTTCGGATACGAACCCGACGAGTTCCCGATGACCGTCGACACGTGGACCGGGCTCGTGCACCCCGACGACGCAGACGCAGCGCTCGGCGAAGTGCTGCGGCGCATCGGCACGGGCGACCGAAGCTTCTCGATCGAGTACCGGCTGCGGACGAAGGCGGGCGACTGGCTGTGGACGGCCAGCCGCGGCAAGGCGGTCGCACTCGACGACGAGGGGAACGTGGAACGCGTCGTCGGCACGCACACGGACATCACGGCGCGCAGACTGTCCGAACTGGAACTCGCACAGCACCGCAGCCACCTCGAGGAATCGGTTGAAGCGCGTACCCGCGAACTCGCCGATGCCAACGAGAGCCTGACTCGGGTCAACCGTGACCTCGCTGAGGCCACCGCAGCCAAGAGCCGGTTCTTCGCGAAGATGAGTCACGAGCTGCGCACGCCCCTGAACTCGATAATCGGCTTCTCGGGCATCCTCTACGGTGGCATGGCCGGTCCACTGTCGGACGAGCAGAAGTACCAGATCGGCATGGTACATGGCTCGGGTAAGCAGCTGCTCGAGTTGGTCAACGACATCCTCGATCTCTCCAGAGTCGAGGCGGGCAAAGCTGAAGTGCGTCTCGAGTCGCTCGACCCGTGGGAGGTCACGACGGAAGTCGCTGAGGTGATGCGCCCTCTCGCCGCCGAGAAGGGCCTCGAGTTGCATGCCGAGACCTCGGAGCCGGCGAACATGATCGAATCCGACAGGGAGAAGCTCAGGCAGATCCTGACGAACCTCGTCGGGAATGCCGTGAAGTTCACGGATTCCGGCGTCGTCGCCATCCGGCTGGAGCGTGGCACCGACGCTCGGATCGCGCTCGTCGTCTCGGACACCGGCCCCGGGATACCCGCCGACGACATCCCGCTCGTCTTCGACGTGTTCCACCAGGTGGAGATGTGCGACGGCGTGCGGCCGACAGGGACCGGCCTGGGATTGGCGATCTCACAGGAGTACGCGCATCTGCTCGGGGGCGAGGTGACCGTCGCCAGCGAAGAGGGCAACGGTTCCGTGTTCACGCTCTGGTTGCCGCGGC